Proteins encoded together in one Amblyomma americanum isolate KBUSLIRL-KWMA chromosome 1, ASM5285725v1, whole genome shotgun sequence window:
- the LOC144115919 gene encoding delta-1-pyrroline-5-carboxylate synthase-like, whose translation MAITRIVQGKRVGTFFTEHQSKMISLESTAANARKASRTLESLTATQRSAAVLAMADALEARTADIMEANERDLTAAREQGLSAPMLARLGLTPAKSSALADGLRTIAKTSPSALGRVLQKTRVAEGMELSQVAVPIGVLLVIFEARPDCLPQVAALAVATANGLLLKGGDEAAHTNRCLWQLLQQCLKPYDAADALALASTREDVDELLHLEGYIDLVIPRGSNQLVRDIQRESRGIPMLGHSDGICHVYVDREADKQKAMRIIVDSKCDYPAACNAMKTLLVHRDHVEGGLLSELCSSLKAHGVSLYSGSRMVQLLTFGPPAAPSMRIEYSGPQCAVEVVDSVDEALEHINTHGSSHTDAIVTENKDTAERFLRVADSACVFHNCSTRFADGYRFGLGAEVGISTGRIHARGPVGMEGLLTTKWLLRGSGNVVQDFGESGTMTYLHENLPAS comes from the exons ATGGCCATTACGCGAATCGTGCAAGGCAAGCGCGTGGGCACCTTCTTCACCGAGCACCAGTCCAAGATGATCTCCCTCGAGTCAACAGCCGCCAACGCGCGGAAGGCGAGCCGCACACTCGAGTCCCTGACCGCGACGCAGCGCTCGGCTGCCGTGCTGGCCATGGCTGATGCGCTAGAGGCGCGGACGGCGGACATCATGGAAGCCAACGAACGAGACTTGACCGCGGCCCGCGAGCAGGGGCTCAGTGCACCCATGCTGGCGCGCCTTGGGCTGACGCCAGCCAAGAGTTCCGCACTGGCTGACGGTCTGCGCACCATCGCGAAGACGTCGCCCAGCGCGCTGGGACGCGTTCTGCAGAAGACCCGCGTGGCCGAAGGCATGGAACTGAGCCAGGTGGCGGTGCCCATTGGTGTTCTGCTCGTCATCTTCGAGGCTCGCCCGGACTGCCTGCCGCAGGTGGCGGCGCTAGCTGTGGCAACAGCCAATGGGCTTCTACTCAAGGGCGGTGATGAGGCGGCTCATACAAACCGCTGCCTctggcagctgctgcagcagtgcCTCAAGCCGTACGACGCTGCCGACGCTCTGGCTCTGGCTAGCACGCGTGAAGACGTTGACGAACTGCTTCATCTCGAGGGTTACATTGATCTGGTCATACCGAGGGGTTCGAACCAATTGGTGCGCGACATCCAGCGCGAGAGCCGCGGCATTCCCATGTTGGGCCACAGCGATGGCATCTGTCACGTCTACGTAGACCGCGAAGCGGACAAGCAGAAGGCCATGCGCATCATTGTGGACTCTAAGTGCGATTACCCGGCAGCCTGCAACGCCATGAAGACCTTGCTCGTGCACCGCGATCACGTGGAAGGCGGCTTGCTCTCCGAGCTGTGCTCTTCGCTCAAGGCGCATGGGGTCAGCCTGTACTCGGGGTCCCGGATGGTGCAGCTACTCACGTTTGGACCGCCGGCGGCGCCCTCCATGCGCATCGAGTACAGCGGGCCCCAGTGCGCCGTCGAAGTGGTCGATTCTGTCGACGAGGCACTCGAGCACATCAACACACACGGCAGCTCGCATACGGACGCCATCGTGACAGAGAACA AGGACACTGCGGAGCGGTTTCTCCGGGTAGCGGACAGCGCCTGCGTGTTCCACAACTGCAGCACGCGATTCGCCGACGGTTACCGCTTCGGGCTCG GGGCTGAGGTGGGCATCAGCACCGGCCGCATCCACGCCCGTGGGCCCGTTGGCATGGAGGGACTGCTGACCACCAAGTGGCTGCTCAGGGGAAGCGGGAACGTGGTCCAGGACTTTGGAGAGTCGGGCACCATGACTTACCTGCACGAAAACCTTCCCGCATCCTGA